A genome region from Bradyrhizobium commune includes the following:
- a CDS encoding ABC transporter substrate-binding protein has translation MRHLRTTKDSLLTMTSALALIAASMTIAAPARADEAAAKKWIDSEFQPSTLSKDDAMKEMQWFMKAAEPFKGMEINVVSETLTTHEYESRTLAKAFEEITGIKVKHDIIQEGDVVEKIQTQMQSGKNVYDGWINDSDFIGTHFRYGQAVDLTDWMAKDGKDVTDPMLDVNDFIGKSFTTAPNGHLYQLPDQQFANLYWFRYDWFTNPDYKAKFKAKYGYDLGVPVNWSAYEDIADFFTNDIKEINGTRIYGHMDYGKKDPSLGWRFTDAWLSMAGNGDKGIPNGLPVDEWGIRMEGCRPVGSSVERGGDVNGPAAVYSIVKYLDWMKKYAPPQAQGMTFSESGPVPSQGNIAQQVFWYTAFTADMVKPGLPVMNADGTPKWRMAPSPHGSYWKEGMKLGYQDVGSATLLKSTPADRRKAAWLYLQFIVSKTVSLKKSHVGLTFIRESDIWDKSFTERAPKLGGLIEFYRSPARVQWTPTGNNVPDYPKLAQLWWQNIGDASSGAKTPQAAMDALAAAQDSVMERLEKSGVQGACGPKLNKKETAEYWFAKSAKDGNIAPQRKLANEKPKGETVDYDTLIKSWPASPPKRAEAK, from the coding sequence ATGCGACACTTGAGGACGACCAAGGACAGTCTTCTGACCATGACCAGCGCGCTCGCGCTGATCGCAGCTTCGATGACGATTGCCGCGCCGGCGCGCGCGGACGAAGCCGCCGCCAAGAAGTGGATCGACAGCGAATTCCAGCCGTCGACCCTGTCGAAGGACGATGCGATGAAGGAAATGCAGTGGTTCATGAAGGCCGCTGAACCCTTCAAGGGCATGGAGATCAACGTCGTCTCCGAAACGCTGACGACCCACGAATACGAATCCCGCACGCTCGCCAAGGCGTTCGAGGAAATCACCGGCATCAAGGTCAAGCACGACATCATCCAGGAAGGTGACGTCGTCGAAAAGATCCAGACCCAGATGCAGTCCGGCAAGAACGTCTATGACGGCTGGATCAACGACTCCGACTTCATCGGAACGCACTTCCGCTACGGCCAGGCCGTCGACCTGACCGACTGGATGGCGAAGGACGGCAAGGACGTCACCGACCCGATGCTCGACGTCAACGACTTCATCGGCAAGTCGTTCACGACCGCACCGAACGGCCACCTCTATCAGTTGCCCGACCAGCAGTTCGCGAACCTTTACTGGTTCCGTTACGACTGGTTCACCAACCCCGACTACAAGGCCAAGTTCAAGGCCAAGTACGGCTACGATCTCGGCGTTCCCGTGAACTGGTCGGCTTACGAAGATATCGCTGATTTCTTCACCAACGACATCAAGGAGATCAACGGCACCCGGATCTATGGCCACATGGATTACGGCAAGAAGGATCCTTCGCTCGGATGGCGTTTCACCGACGCCTGGCTGTCGATGGCCGGCAATGGTGACAAGGGCATTCCGAACGGCCTTCCGGTCGACGAGTGGGGCATCCGCATGGAAGGCTGCCGTCCGGTCGGCTCGAGCGTCGAGCGTGGCGGCGACGTCAACGGCCCGGCGGCGGTCTACTCGATCGTCAAATATCTCGACTGGATGAAGAAGTATGCTCCGCCGCAGGCGCAGGGCATGACCTTCTCCGAGTCGGGTCCGGTGCCGTCGCAGGGCAACATTGCCCAGCAGGTCTTCTGGTACACCGCCTTCACCGCCGACATGGTGAAGCCCGGCCTGCCGGTGATGAACGCGGACGGTACGCCGAAGTGGCGTATGGCCCCGTCGCCGCACGGTTCGTACTGGAAGGAAGGCATGAAGCTCGGCTACCAGGACGTGGGATCGGCGACCTTGCTCAAGTCGACCCCGGCCGATCGCCGCAAGGCGGCCTGGCTCTATCTCCAGTTCATCGTCTCCAAGACGGTGAGCCTGAAGAAGAGCCATGTCGGTCTCACCTTCATCCGTGAATCCGACATCTGGGACAAGTCGTTCACGGAGCGTGCGCCGAAGCTCGGCGGCCTGATCGAGTTCTACCGCTCGCCCGCGCGCGTGCAGTGGACCCCGACCGGCAACAACGTGCCTGACTATCCGAAGCTTGCTCAGCTCTGGTGGCAGAACATCGGCGACGCGTCGTCCGGTGCGAAGACGCCGCAGGCGGCGATGGATGCGCTGGCAGCCGCTCAGGACTCGGTGATGGAGCGTCTCGAGAAGTCGGGCGTGCAGGGTGCCTGCGGTCCGAAGCTCAACAAGAAGGAGACGGCCGAATACTGGTTCGCCAAATCGGCCAAGGACGGCAACATTGCTCCCCAGCGCAAGCTGGCGAACGAGAAGCCGAAGGGCGAAACCGTCGATTACGACACGTTGATCAAGTCGTGGCCGGCCTCGCCGCCGAAGCGCGCCGAAGCGAAGTAA
- a CDS encoding HAD family hydrolase, whose translation MIETLGREMRKALLFDIDGTLANTDPLHLKAFNHVLGPRGHVFDHARFSRELQGFANASIGERFLPDETVDRRAAILGEKEEVFRTLVAGQIEPLPGLMPLLDRADAAGIPMVAVTNAPRLNAELLLSGLGIMHRFKALVIGDELPHGKPHPLPYQEGLRFVGASAAASIAFEDSRSGVQSATAAGIPTIGIRTSLSDADLVAAGAVASASAFDDPELLARLARVMAW comes from the coding sequence ATGATCGAGACTCTCGGCAGGGAGATGAGAAAGGCGTTGCTGTTCGACATCGACGGCACGCTCGCCAACACCGACCCGCTACATTTGAAGGCGTTCAACCACGTGCTCGGTCCTCGCGGCCATGTCTTCGATCACGCGCGCTTCTCGAGGGAACTACAAGGCTTTGCCAATGCGTCGATTGGCGAGCGCTTTCTGCCCGACGAAACTGTGGACAGGCGCGCCGCGATCCTCGGCGAGAAGGAGGAAGTGTTCCGTACCCTCGTCGCGGGGCAGATCGAGCCGCTGCCCGGGCTGATGCCGTTGCTCGACCGCGCGGATGCCGCCGGCATTCCCATGGTCGCTGTCACCAACGCGCCGCGGCTGAACGCCGAGCTGCTGCTGTCTGGCCTCGGCATCATGCACCGCTTCAAGGCGCTCGTGATCGGCGACGAGCTGCCGCACGGCAAGCCGCATCCGCTGCCCTATCAGGAGGGCCTGCGTTTTGTCGGCGCCAGTGCGGCTGCCTCGATCGCGTTCGAGGATTCCCGCTCCGGCGTGCAATCGGCAACCGCCGCCGGCATTCCGACCATCGGCATCCGGACCAGCCTCAGCGATGCTGACCTTGTTGCCGCCGGCGCGGTCGCCTCCGCGAGTGCCTTCGACGATCCCGAACTGCTCGCACGCCTGGCGCGTGTCATGGCGTGGTGA
- a CDS encoding ABC transporter ATP-binding protein — MARIDLVDLAHSYGGNDAPQESFALKPVTMTWRQGGAYALLGPSGCGKTTLLNVISGIITPSRGKILFDGQDITPLSTQKRNIAQVFQFPVIYDTMTVGQNLAFPLKNRGVPKAEIDKRVAEIGRLLDLEPYLNRKATRLTADAKQKISLGRGLVRADVAAVLFDEPLTVIDPELKWQLRSKLKALHRELDLTMIYVTHDQTEALTFADTVVVMHDGRVVQSGTPAELFDKPAHTFVGYFIGSPGMNILPAEVKGREARIDGHVIALNRAYDNLPAGAKIEIGVRPEFVEAVAPAPGLLTAKIERIDDLGRIRFARARLGDAKLAARAPAGFASSDGNTGLKFDPSHVHVYADSLLVEGAA; from the coding sequence ATGGCACGCATTGACCTCGTCGATCTCGCGCACTCCTACGGCGGCAATGATGCGCCGCAGGAGAGCTTTGCGCTGAAGCCGGTGACCATGACCTGGCGGCAGGGCGGCGCTTATGCGCTGCTGGGGCCGTCGGGTTGCGGCAAGACCACGCTCCTCAACGTCATCTCCGGCATCATCACGCCATCGCGCGGCAAGATCCTGTTCGACGGCCAGGACATCACGCCGCTGTCGACCCAGAAGCGCAACATCGCCCAGGTGTTCCAGTTTCCGGTGATCTACGACACCATGACGGTGGGGCAGAACCTGGCGTTTCCGCTGAAGAACCGCGGGGTGCCGAAGGCTGAGATCGACAAGCGCGTCGCCGAGATCGGCCGCCTGCTCGATCTCGAACCCTATCTGAACCGCAAGGCCACGCGCCTCACCGCCGACGCCAAGCAGAAAATCTCGCTCGGGCGCGGCCTCGTCCGCGCCGACGTCGCTGCCGTGCTGTTCGACGAGCCGCTCACCGTGATCGATCCCGAGCTGAAATGGCAGCTCCGCTCCAAGCTGAAGGCGCTGCATCGCGAGCTCGACCTCACGATGATCTACGTCACCCACGACCAGACCGAAGCGCTGACCTTCGCCGACACGGTCGTTGTCATGCATGACGGCCGCGTGGTGCAGAGCGGCACGCCGGCCGAGCTATTTGACAAGCCCGCGCACACGTTTGTCGGCTATTTCATCGGCTCGCCGGGCATGAACATCCTGCCGGCCGAGGTGAAGGGGCGGGAGGCACGGATCGACGGCCACGTCATCGCGCTCAATCGCGCTTATGACAATCTGCCGGCGGGCGCCAAGATCGAGATCGGTGTACGCCCAGAATTCGTCGAGGCCGTTGCGCCCGCACCCGGCCTGTTGACGGCGAAGATCGAACGCATCGACGATCTCGGCCGCATCCGCTTTGCCCGTGCGCGTCTCGGTGACGCCAAGCTCGCCGCGCGCGCGCCTGCCGGCTTCGCGAGCTCGGATGGCAACACCGGGCTGAAGTTCGATCCGTCGCATGTCCACGTCTATGCGGACAGCCTTCTGGTGGAGGGGGCCGCCTGA
- a CDS encoding carbohydrate ABC transporter permease has product MDKTVNQKAWFLVLPVFLVVAFSAVLPLMTVVNYSMQDTFGNNQFFWNGVGWFKELLDPSTDLGGRFLASLGRNLFFSLVILAIEVPLGIVVALSMPRQGWTVAACLVTLALPLLIPWNVVGTIWQIFGRPDIGLLGYVLNHIGLDYNYVSNDIDAWVTVIVMDVWHWTSLVALLCYAGLKSIPEAYYQAAQIDGASRWAVFKAIQLPKMNRVLLIAVLLRFMDSFMIYTEPFVVTGGGPGNSTTFVSIELVKIALGQFDLGKAAALSLVYNLIILIVCWIFYTVMTNAGAERKPQEGAV; this is encoded by the coding sequence ATGGACAAGACCGTCAACCAAAAAGCCTGGTTCCTGGTGCTGCCGGTGTTCCTGGTCGTCGCCTTCTCGGCGGTGCTGCCGTTGATGACGGTGGTGAACTATTCGATGCAGGACACCTTCGGCAACAATCAGTTCTTCTGGAACGGTGTCGGCTGGTTCAAGGAGTTGCTCGATCCCTCGACCGATCTCGGCGGCCGCTTCCTCGCCTCGCTCGGCCGCAATCTGTTCTTCTCGCTGGTGATCCTTGCGATCGAAGTGCCGCTCGGCATCGTTGTCGCGCTGTCGATGCCGCGGCAGGGCTGGACGGTTGCGGCTTGCCTCGTCACTCTTGCGCTGCCGCTGCTGATTCCATGGAACGTGGTCGGTACGATCTGGCAGATTTTTGGTCGGCCCGACATCGGCCTGCTCGGCTATGTCCTCAACCACATCGGGCTCGACTACAATTACGTCTCCAACGACATCGATGCCTGGGTCACCGTTATCGTGATGGACGTCTGGCACTGGACCAGCCTCGTCGCATTGCTCTGCTATGCCGGCCTGAAGTCGATTCCGGAGGCCTATTATCAGGCTGCGCAGATCGACGGCGCCTCGCGCTGGGCCGTGTTCAAGGCGATCCAGCTGCCGAAGATGAACCGCGTGCTGCTGATCGCGGTGCTGCTGCGCTTCATGGATAGTTTCATGATCTATACCGAGCCGTTCGTCGTCACCGGCGGCGGGCCCGGCAACTCGACGACCTTCGTGTCGATCGAGCTCGTCAAGATTGCGCTCGGCCAGTTCGACCTCGGCAAGGCGGCCGCGCTCTCGCTGGTCTACAATCTCATCATCCTGATCGTCTGCTGGATATTTTACACCGTCATGACCAATGCCGGCGCTGAGCGGAAGCCGCAGGAAGGAGCCGTGTGA
- a CDS encoding tetratricopeptide repeat protein, with amino-acid sequence MDDTETLIRRATVAVNSGKPDEAQRLCEQGLARDPGDPVLHHLLAAVLFSRGVMAPARAHIDVSLAKRPNNAPARLLAARIARSEGQFDAALLHLDAAIAAGPQREMFIEKARTLDMAGLRDQARGAWQAILKVIPGHQEATARLGLLAWEDGDPATAAKLLAQATATNAPASVWFNLGLARQDLRDHRGAASAYCKAFELKPDHAEAALNLGISLQEVGGLDAAMDAYGKAYRLRPQLFGSIAMALTSASHGRLWLDEDQLRRALGG; translated from the coding sequence ATGGACGACACCGAGACACTCATTCGCCGCGCGACTGTAGCGGTCAATTCGGGCAAGCCGGATGAAGCGCAACGTCTGTGCGAACAGGGCCTCGCACGTGATCCCGGCGATCCCGTACTGCATCATCTGCTGGCCGCCGTATTGTTCTCCAGGGGTGTCATGGCCCCGGCTCGTGCGCATATCGACGTCAGTCTTGCCAAGCGGCCGAACAACGCTCCGGCCCGGCTACTGGCCGCCCGCATCGCGCGCAGCGAAGGTCAATTCGACGCCGCGCTCTTGCATCTCGATGCCGCGATCGCCGCAGGCCCGCAGCGCGAGATGTTCATCGAGAAGGCACGAACGCTCGATATGGCTGGGCTGCGAGATCAGGCACGCGGAGCCTGGCAGGCGATCCTCAAGGTCATCCCTGGTCATCAAGAGGCAACGGCGCGGCTTGGCCTGCTGGCATGGGAGGACGGCGACCCCGCCACCGCCGCAAAACTGCTCGCGCAAGCGACCGCGACGAATGCGCCGGCATCCGTGTGGTTCAATCTAGGCCTCGCGCGACAAGACCTGCGTGACCACCGTGGCGCGGCAAGCGCCTATTGCAAGGCGTTCGAGCTCAAGCCCGACCATGCCGAAGCTGCACTCAATCTCGGCATCTCCCTCCAAGAGGTTGGAGGCCTTGACGCCGCGATGGACGCGTACGGGAAGGCCTATCGCCTGCGCCCACAGCTGTTCGGCTCCATCGCGATGGCACTGACCTCAGCCTCTCACGGCCGGTTGTGGCTCGACGAGGACCAATTACGCCGCGCCTTAGGAGGTTAG
- a CDS encoding DeoR/GlpR family DNA-binding transcription regulator: MTGLTHRQAEILNIARASGRVMVEELARRFEVSAQTIRKDLNDLCERRSLTRIHGGAIIASGVENLAYEARRFVAADEKKAIGAAAASLIPNGCSLFINIGTTTEEVASALTSHEDLLVITNNLNVAMLLYRHPRIEVVVAGGTVRRADGAVVGSTATQLIGQFKVDYAIIGASAIDEEGALLDFDYREVQVAQAIIANARSVMLVADSTKLRRSAPVRIAHMTQIQTFVTDQELPERLATICHSKGIEVVEAMPKGADIDDGQADAQDAAPEAAPVVRLR; encoded by the coding sequence GTGACCGGATTGACCCATCGCCAAGCCGAAATCCTCAACATCGCGCGCGCCTCGGGCCGCGTCATGGTCGAAGAGCTCGCGCGCCGGTTCGAAGTGTCGGCGCAGACCATTCGTAAGGATCTCAATGATCTCTGCGAACGGCGCTCGCTGACCCGCATTCATGGCGGCGCGATCATCGCCTCCGGCGTCGAAAACCTCGCCTATGAGGCGCGCCGTTTCGTCGCGGCCGACGAGAAGAAGGCGATTGGGGCGGCGGCCGCATCCCTGATCCCGAATGGCTGCTCGCTCTTCATCAACATCGGCACCACGACCGAGGAGGTCGCGAGCGCGCTGACCTCGCATGAGGATCTGCTCGTCATCACCAACAATCTCAACGTCGCGATGCTGCTCTATCGCCATCCGCGCATCGAGGTGGTGGTCGCCGGCGGCACGGTGCGGCGCGCCGATGGCGCCGTGGTCGGCTCGACCGCGACACAGCTGATCGGCCAGTTCAAGGTTGACTACGCCATCATCGGCGCGTCCGCGATCGACGAGGAGGGCGCGCTGCTCGACTTCGACTACCGCGAGGTGCAGGTGGCGCAGGCCATCATCGCCAATGCCCGCAGCGTCATGCTGGTCGCTGATTCGACCAAGCTGCGGCGCAGCGCGCCGGTCCGCATCGCCCACATGACCCAGATCCAGACCTTCGTCACCGACCAGGAGCTGCCCGAGCGCCTCGCCACCATCTGCCACAGCAAGGGCATCGAAGTGGTCGAGGCGATGCCGAAGGGGGCGGATATCGACGATGGCCAGGCCGATGCGCAGGATGCGGCGCCTGAAGCCGCGCCTGTGGTGCGGTTAAGATAG
- a CDS encoding carbohydrate ABC transporter permease, whose amino-acid sequence MHSIPGRRLIMGLFLIFLLLPIYWLVNMSFKTNAEIVSTMTLWPHAPTLQHYKRIFTDESWYSGYVNSLEYVVINTIISISVALPAAYAFSRYRFLGDKHLFFWLLSNRMAPAAVYALPFFNLYSAIGLFDTPWAVALAHCIFNVPLAVWILEGFVSGVPREIDETAFLDGYSFPRFFIRILVPLIASGIGVAAFFCFMFSWVELLLARTLTSVNAKPIAAVMTRTVSAAGMDWGLLAAAGVLTIIPGALVIWFVRNYIARGFALGRV is encoded by the coding sequence ATGCATTCGATCCCCGGCCGCCGCCTCATCATGGGGCTGTTCCTGATCTTCCTGCTGCTGCCGATCTACTGGCTCGTCAACATGAGCTTCAAGACCAACGCCGAGATCGTCTCGACGATGACGCTGTGGCCGCACGCCCCGACGCTCCAGCACTACAAGCGCATCTTCACCGACGAGAGCTGGTATTCCGGTTACGTCAATTCGCTGGAATACGTGGTTATCAACACCATTATCTCGATTTCCGTGGCGTTGCCGGCGGCCTACGCGTTTTCGCGCTATCGCTTCCTCGGCGACAAGCATCTGTTCTTCTGGCTGCTGTCGAACCGGATGGCGCCGGCGGCGGTCTATGCGCTGCCGTTCTTCAACCTCTATTCGGCGATCGGGCTGTTCGATACGCCCTGGGCGGTAGCGCTCGCGCACTGCATCTTCAATGTGCCGCTGGCAGTATGGATTCTCGAGGGCTTCGTCTCCGGCGTGCCGCGCGAGATCGACGAGACTGCCTTCCTCGACGGCTATTCCTTCCCTCGCTTCTTCATCAGGATCCTGGTGCCCTTGATCGCGAGCGGTATCGGCGTCGCGGCATTCTTTTGCTTCATGTTCTCCTGGGTCGAACTGCTGCTGGCGCGCACGCTGACCTCGGTCAACGCCAAGCCGATCGCGGCAGTCATGACGCGAACGGTGTCGGCGGCGGGCATGGACTGGGGGCTTCTGGCGGCAGCCGGTGTGCTCACCATTATTCCGGGAGCTCTCGTGATCTGGTTCGTCCGCAACTATATCGCGCGCGGCTTCGCGCTCGGCCGGGTCTAG
- a CDS encoding ABC transporter ATP-binding protein, producing MSVTLDHVTRTVDGVAHIRDVSLTFESGTLNVLLGPTLSGKTSIMRLLAGLDKPTTGRVLVNGKDVTGADVRQRSVAMVYQQFINYPSLTVYENIASPLRVQGKPRAEIETRVAEAAKLLRLEPFLKRTPLQLSGGQQQRTAIARALVKGADLVLLDEPLANLDYKLREELRAELPRIFEASGAIFVYATTEPSEALLLGGNTVCMWEGQALQIGETPNVYRRPQTLRVAQVFSDPPLNLVGIEKKNGSVQYAGGTASPASGLYSSLADGAYRVGFRAHQLALANGEADRHAFHATVTVTEITGSESFVHLTRDGSNWVAVLHGVHEFEPGQTIDAVLDPNDVFVFDAADRLVAAPSS from the coding sequence ATGAGCGTGACACTCGATCACGTGACCCGGACCGTCGACGGGGTCGCGCACATCCGCGACGTCTCGCTGACGTTTGAGAGCGGCACGCTCAACGTGCTGCTCGGGCCGACGCTGTCGGGCAAGACCTCGATCATGCGGCTGCTCGCCGGCCTCGACAAGCCGACCACGGGCAGGGTTCTGGTCAACGGCAAGGACGTCACCGGCGCCGACGTGCGCCAGCGTTCGGTCGCCATGGTCTATCAGCAGTTCATCAACTACCCCTCGCTGACGGTCTACGAGAACATCGCTTCGCCCCTGCGCGTTCAGGGCAAGCCGCGCGCCGAGATCGAGACGCGCGTGGCGGAAGCCGCAAAATTGCTGCGGCTCGAACCTTTCCTGAAGCGCACGCCGCTCCAGCTCTCCGGCGGCCAGCAGCAGCGCACCGCGATCGCACGCGCGCTGGTCAAAGGCGCCGACCTCGTGCTGCTCGACGAGCCGCTCGCCAATCTCGACTACAAGCTGCGCGAGGAGCTGCGCGCCGAGCTGCCGCGCATCTTCGAGGCCTCCGGCGCGATCTTCGTCTATGCCACCACCGAGCCCAGCGAGGCGCTTCTGCTCGGCGGCAACACGGTGTGCATGTGGGAGGGCCAGGCGCTCCAGATCGGCGAGACGCCCAATGTCTACCGCCGGCCGCAGACCCTGCGCGTCGCGCAGGTGTTCTCCGATCCGCCGCTCAACCTCGTCGGGATCGAGAAGAAGAACGGTTCTGTGCAATATGCCGGCGGCACGGCCTCGCCGGCCTCGGGCCTCTATTCGTCGCTCGCCGACGGCGCCTACCGCGTCGGCTTTCGCGCGCATCAGCTCGCGCTTGCCAATGGCGAGGCCGACCGCCATGCCTTCCATGCCACGGTGACGGTGACCGAGATCACCGGTTCGGAGAGTTTCGTGCATTTGACCCGCGACGGATCGAACTGGGTTGCGGTGCTGCACGGCGTGCACGAATTCGAGCCCGGCCAGACCATTGATGCCGTGCTCGATCCGAATGACGTTTTTGTCTTCGATGCGGCCGACCGTTTGGTCGCCGCTCCGAGCTCGTAA
- a CDS encoding DUF2160 domain-containing protein → MESIAWMAWTLPTAIFFAALACTLAVMTWLGAAYPEAERVGVLRIPTTRGDRLFVSLIVAAVIHLLWIGLVGTDPIATLPIGEEGVEITSLWLATVISLVSGAVIFRTV, encoded by the coding sequence ATGGAATCCATCGCATGGATGGCCTGGACGCTGCCGACCGCGATCTTCTTTGCGGCGCTCGCCTGCACGCTTGCCGTGATGACCTGGCTTGGGGCCGCGTATCCCGAGGCCGAACGCGTCGGCGTGCTGCGCATTCCGACCACGCGCGGCGATCGCCTGTTCGTCTCGCTGATCGTGGCTGCCGTCATCCACCTGTTGTGGATCGGTCTCGTGGGCACCGACCCGATTGCTACTCTGCCTATCGGGGAAGAGGGAGTTGAGATTACGAGCCTTTGGCTCGCAACCGTGATTTCGCTTGTTTCAGGCGCGGTGATTTTTCGCACCGTCTGA
- a CDS encoding type II toxin-antitoxin system Phd/YefM family antitoxin translates to MTDHSTAPDSPATDTWTLANAKARLSEVIDRAQTGPQIITRHGKPNAVVVSAEEWSRKTARKGTLAEFLLASPLHGADLKLERMHDVPRDEMP, encoded by the coding sequence ATGACAGATCACAGCACCGCGCCCGATTCACCCGCGACGGATACGTGGACGCTTGCCAATGCCAAGGCACGACTGTCCGAAGTGATCGACCGTGCCCAAACCGGCCCCCAGATCATCACCCGCCATGGCAAGCCGAATGCCGTGGTCGTTTCCGCGGAGGAATGGTCGCGCAAGACCGCGCGCAAAGGCACGCTGGCCGAATTCCTGCTGGCCTCTCCGCTGCACGGGGCCGACCTCAAGCTTGAACGCATGCACGACGTCCCCCGCGACGAGATGCCGTGA
- the glpD gene encoding glycerol-3-phosphate dehydrogenase → MRLLERIFDLAIIGGGVNGCGIARDAVGRGNTVFLCEMNDLASGTSSWSTKLVHGGLRYLEYYEFRLVREALIEREILWGIAPHIIRPLRFVLPHHAGLRPAWLLRLGLFLYDHIGGRHLLPATRSVDLRRDEVGKPLIPNRYSRAFEYSDCFVDDARLVVLNARDAADKGAEIRTRTRATEIRQSDGVWTVSMVDALTGARSQVQARALVNAGGPWVEEVLGRGAGVNAKAKVRLVQGSHIVVKKLYDHDRAYMFQNADGRIIFVIPYQDDFTLIGTTDRDYDGDPSKVKATPEEIQYLCAAASEYLAKPVTQDDVVWTYSGVRPLYDDGASEAKAATRDYVFELDTPGGAPLLSIYGGKITTYRRLAEEALERLSPYLRSAKAREGWTGKWPLPGGDMDVSAVDGLIGELQRGYPFLGHEHARRLARAYGTRAIKLLGDARSAADLGQAFGATLTEREVRYLMANEWAVTAEDIVWRRTKLGLRLSADEIAALDDWIRTHAVPQSPLLEAGGRS, encoded by the coding sequence ATGCGTCTGTTGGAGCGTATTTTCGACCTCGCCATCATTGGAGGCGGTGTTAACGGCTGTGGCATCGCGCGCGACGCGGTGGGCCGCGGCAACACGGTTTTCCTGTGCGAAATGAACGATCTGGCGAGCGGGACGTCGTCCTGGTCGACCAAGCTGGTGCATGGCGGTCTGCGCTATCTCGAATATTACGAGTTTCGGCTGGTCCGCGAGGCGCTGATCGAGCGTGAAATTCTCTGGGGCATCGCGCCCCACATTATCCGCCCTTTACGCTTCGTTTTGCCACATCACGCGGGGCTGCGGCCCGCTTGGCTCTTACGCCTCGGCCTCTTCCTCTACGACCATATTGGCGGCCGTCATCTGTTGCCGGCAACGCGCTCGGTCGATCTCCGGCGCGACGAGGTCGGCAAACCACTGATTCCGAATCGCTACAGCCGCGCGTTCGAATATTCCGACTGCTTCGTCGATGACGCCCGTCTCGTCGTGCTCAACGCGCGCGACGCTGCCGACAAGGGCGCTGAGATCCGCACCCGCACGCGCGCCACCGAGATCCGCCAGTCCGACGGCGTCTGGACCGTGAGCATGGTCGATGCGCTGACCGGCGCGCGCTCGCAGGTCCAGGCCCGTGCGCTGGTCAATGCCGGCGGCCCCTGGGTCGAGGAGGTGCTCGGCCGCGGCGCCGGCGTGAACGCGAAAGCAAAGGTGCGCCTGGTGCAGGGCTCGCACATCGTGGTGAAGAAGCTCTACGACCACGACCGCGCCTACATGTTCCAGAACGCCGACGGCCGCATCATCTTTGTCATCCCCTACCAGGACGATTTCACGCTGATCGGCACCACCGACCGCGACTATGACGGCGACCCGTCGAAGGTGAAGGCAACGCCGGAGGAGATCCAATATCTCTGTGCCGCTGCAAGCGAATATCTCGCCAAGCCGGTGACGCAAGACGACGTGGTCTGGACCTATTCCGGCGTGCGTCCGCTTTATGACGACGGCGCCAGCGAGGCGAAGGCTGCGACCCGCGACTATGTGTTCGAGCTCGACACGCCCGGCGGCGCGCCGCTGCTGTCGATCTATGGCGGCAAGATCACGACCTATCGCCGTCTCGCCGAAGAGGCGCTGGAACGGCTTTCGCCCTATCTTCGCAGTGCGAAGGCGCGCGAGGGCTGGACCGGCAAATGGCCGCTGCCCGGCGGCGACATGGATGTGTCGGCCGTCGACGGCCTGATAGGCGAGCTTCAACGCGGCTATCCCTTCCTCGGCCATGAGCATGCGCGGCGGCTTGCGCGCGCCTATGGCACCCGCGCCATCAAGCTGCTCGGCGATGCAAGATCGGCCGCCGATCTCGGCCAGGCCTTTGGCGCAACACTGACCGAACGCGAGGTGCGCTACCTCATGGCCAATGAATGGGCGGTGACCGCCGAGGACATTGTCTGGCGCCGCACCAAGCTCGGCCTGCGACTATCTGCCGACGAAATTGCCGCTCTCGACGACTGGATCAGGACCCACGCCGTGCCGCAAAGTCCGCTGCTGGAAGCAGGAGGACGCTCATGA
- a CDS encoding type II toxin-antitoxin system VapC family toxin, translated as MNLLLDTNVLSEVQRPMPSPKVLAWLDTIDEDRAFISVASIAELRRGIALLEDGRRRTALATWLAHDLPERFAGRMLPIDHAVAERWGDLMAESRRSGVALSVIDGFFAATALANGLTLVTRNVKDFAAFGVQLFNPWDDV; from the coding sequence GTGAACCTGCTGCTTGATACCAACGTGCTGTCCGAGGTTCAGCGACCGATGCCCTCTCCCAAGGTCTTGGCATGGCTTGATACGATCGACGAGGATCGCGCGTTCATTAGTGTAGCCTCGATTGCCGAACTTCGCCGTGGCATCGCATTACTGGAGGATGGCCGCCGGCGCACGGCGCTGGCCACCTGGTTGGCTCACGATCTACCAGAGCGTTTTGCCGGGCGCATGCTGCCGATCGACCACGCTGTGGCTGAGCGCTGGGGTGACCTGATGGCGGAGAGCCGCAGAAGCGGCGTCGCGCTATCGGTCATCGACGGCTTCTTTGCCGCCACCGCACTTGCAAATGGCCTCACGCTCGTCACGCGTAATGTAAAGGATTTTGCAGCATTCGGCGTGCAGCTATTCAATCCCTGGGACGACGTATAG